One part of the Arachidicoccus terrestris genome encodes these proteins:
- a CDS encoding RNA polymerase sigma-70 factor — translation MQDQHLLSDAALLEQLALDQGWALREIFDRYWERLYGVAYNRLGTEQGAEDVVQEVLSALWIRRKEVQIDHLGKYLSVAVKYAVFYEIRKQQRRAALQTEVSLKDQHNRPLTPEDTLLYKGFIDQVEKEIDRLPEKCRLIFRYSRDEGLTHKEIAEKLQLSTKTVEAHISRAIRQLRTAFKGPGSFISF, via the coding sequence GTGCAGGATCAGCATTTACTTAGTGATGCCGCTTTACTGGAGCAATTGGCGTTGGATCAGGGCTGGGCCCTGAGAGAGATCTTCGACCGGTACTGGGAGCGGCTCTATGGGGTAGCCTATAACCGTTTAGGTACAGAGCAGGGTGCTGAAGACGTTGTTCAGGAGGTGCTGTCTGCCTTATGGATCCGGCGCAAGGAAGTACAGATAGATCATTTGGGTAAATACTTATCGGTCGCTGTTAAATATGCCGTATTTTATGAGATCCGCAAGCAGCAGCGACGCGCTGCGCTGCAAACGGAGGTATCTCTTAAGGATCAGCATAACCGGCCGTTAACGCCGGAAGACACACTTCTTTATAAAGGCTTTATCGACCAGGTAGAAAAAGAGATCGATCGTTTGCCTGAAAAATGCAGGCTTATATTTAGGTACAGCCGGGATGAAGGACTTACACATAAAGAAATCGCAGAAAAATTACAACTCTCCACGAAAACGGTTGAAGCACATATTAGCCGGGCAATCAGGCAGTTACGAACCGCCTTTAAAGGCCCCGGCAGTTTTATCAGTTTTTGA
- a CDS encoding cation diffusion facilitator family transporter: MEAARQNYRLQKWICGLSVVLFLIKVIAWYMTNSVAILSDALESIVNVMAGFIGLYSLYIAAKPKDKDHPYGHGKAEFISAAAEGALIIGAGILIFYQTITGIVNKSPLEDLDRGLILVVITAVINYIAGWICIRQGKKNQSLAIISSGKHLQVDTYSTLGIVAGLLIIYFTGLNWLDKLIAFGMGILVLFNGYHILRKSLAGIMDEADMDLLRRMVELLNANRRPNWIDIHNLRVIKYGSLLHVDCHLTLPWYLNLKEAHKELDVFSRLISSEFGDSIEMFVHYDDCRPTSCPICTKEDCPVRVHPFKEKLTWNLDNILTNAQHTS, encoded by the coding sequence ATGGAGGCAGCAAGACAGAATTACAGGCTACAGAAATGGATTTGCGGACTTTCCGTTGTGCTTTTCCTGATCAAGGTCATTGCCTGGTACATGACCAATTCTGTGGCGATTCTGTCAGATGCCCTGGAAAGTATTGTGAATGTCATGGCGGGTTTTATCGGACTTTACAGTCTATACATCGCTGCTAAACCTAAAGATAAAGACCATCCTTACGGCCATGGAAAAGCGGAATTTATTTCAGCTGCTGCAGAAGGGGCACTGATTATCGGAGCCGGCATCCTGATTTTTTATCAGACTATTACAGGAATTGTCAATAAAAGCCCTCTGGAAGATCTGGACCGGGGACTGATCCTGGTCGTCATCACCGCGGTAATCAATTATATTGCGGGATGGATCTGCATTCGTCAGGGGAAAAAGAATCAGTCACTGGCAATTATTTCCAGCGGTAAACATCTGCAAGTTGATACATATTCCACTCTGGGAATTGTAGCAGGACTTCTGATCATTTATTTTACCGGTCTTAACTGGCTGGATAAACTCATTGCCTTTGGAATGGGCATTCTGGTGCTTTTTAACGGCTACCATATTCTTCGCAAATCCCTGGCCGGTATTATGGACGAGGCAGACATGGATCTGCTGCGCCGGATGGTGGAACTGCTCAATGCCAACCGACGCCCTAACTGGATTGATATACATAATCTTAGAGTGATCAAATACGGCAGCCTACTACATGTAGACTGCCACCTTACCCTGCCCTGGTATCTAAATCTCAAAGAGGCACATAAGGAGCTGGATGTATTTTCCCGGCTTATCAGCTCTGAATTTGGTGATTCTATTGAGATGTTCGTGCACTATGATGACTGCCGGCCAACCAGCTGCCCTATCTGTACCAAGGAAGACTGCCCGGTCCGGGTGCATCCTTTTAAGGAAAAACTGACCTGGAATCTGGATAATATCCTGACAAATGCACAGCATACCAGTTAA
- a CDS encoding LptF/LptG family permease: MIKKLDKLIIRSFVGPFIATFLIANFVLVMQVFWLWIDDLVGKGLDSLVVIKLIGFITATIVPLALPLSLLLSSIMTFGKLGESFELVAIKSAGISLERFMRPLLVVAIGLSGVAYLFANNIIPVVNLKKDRLMFDIISSKPALNIKVGSFYDKIEGYVIRVGKKDKDSKNIGDVVIFEKNHDIQDNLLTAKSGTMEMTPDKLTMEFTLRDGHHYEETGPRYGTNTQFVRMSFKTYKKRFDMSSFKLNKTDENSFKYNPRMLTYRQLLPAIDSLEQMSAGYQKRTRLLMRPYLSTARYKDSVWSGQKVVVGSTGSKDPADAYLGTLSDSIKRSAITSALGQLNAASNNLEISAKDFKDLQDSVRSHYIEMYRKFTLSVACILLFMIGAPLGSIIRKGGLGSPLVFSIIFFVLFYLLNTIGERLAREGVVSCFTGMWLSSFVLFPIGLFLTIKAMRDSQLFNNEAYFRFFKKVRSLIRKKGDVPPAAAPGT; the protein is encoded by the coding sequence ATGATTAAAAAGCTTGACAAACTTATTATCAGGTCCTTTGTCGGCCCTTTTATCGCCACATTCCTGATCGCCAATTTTGTATTGGTCATGCAGGTGTTCTGGCTTTGGATCGATGATTTGGTTGGGAAAGGCCTGGATTCTTTGGTGGTGATCAAACTTATTGGCTTTATTACGGCTACGATCGTACCGCTGGCCCTGCCACTGTCGCTTTTACTTTCTTCCATTATGACTTTTGGCAAGTTGGGAGAATCTTTTGAACTGGTGGCGATTAAATCAGCCGGTATTTCACTGGAGCGATTCATGAGGCCGCTATTAGTGGTCGCCATTGGTCTAAGTGGTGTTGCGTACCTGTTTGCCAATAATATTATCCCGGTGGTCAACCTGAAAAAAGACCGTCTGATGTTCGACATTATCTCTTCCAAACCGGCACTCAATATTAAAGTGGGAAGCTTCTATGATAAAATCGAAGGCTATGTGATCCGGGTAGGGAAAAAGGATAAAGACAGTAAAAATATCGGAGACGTCGTGATCTTTGAAAAGAATCACGACATCCAGGATAATTTACTGACGGCTAAGTCCGGTACCATGGAAATGACGCCGGATAAATTAACGATGGAGTTTACGCTGAGAGACGGACACCATTATGAAGAGACAGGCCCCCGTTACGGAACCAATACCCAGTTTGTCCGGATGTCTTTTAAAACATATAAAAAGAGGTTTGATATGTCTAGTTTTAAGCTCAATAAAACGGACGAAAACTCTTTCAAATATAATCCCAGGATGCTCACCTATCGTCAGTTGCTGCCGGCTATTGATTCCCTGGAACAGATGTCGGCCGGCTATCAGAAAAGGACACGGCTGCTGATGCGCCCTTATTTATCGACCGCCCGTTATAAAGATAGCGTATGGTCTGGTCAAAAAGTAGTGGTGGGGTCTACCGGCTCGAAGGATCCGGCGGACGCCTATTTAGGGACCTTGTCTGATTCGATTAAACGTAGCGCCATCACCAGCGCATTAGGTCAGCTAAACGCCGCATCTAATAATCTGGAGATATCGGCCAAAGATTTTAAAGACCTTCAGGATAGCGTCCGGTCGCATTATATAGAGATGTACCGTAAGTTTACCCTATCGGTGGCCTGCATACTGCTGTTTATGATCGGTGCTCCACTGGGCTCCATTATCCGCAAGGGCGGGCTGGGGTCTCCCCTGGTATTCTCTATCATTTTCTTTGTGCTTTTTTACCTGCTCAATACCATCGGAGAGCGGCTGGCCAGGGAAGGTGTGGTTTCCTGTTTTACCGGTATGTGGCTCTCCTCGTTCGTGTTATTTCCGATTGGGTTGTTCCTGACGATCAAGGCGATGCGGGATTCCCAGCTTTTTAATAATGAGGCTTACTTCAGATTCTTTAAAAAGGTAAGGTCATTGATTAGAAAGAAGGGAGATGTGCCGCCGGCGGCAGCGCCCGGCACTTAA
- a CDS encoding START-like domain-containing protein, producing the protein MAKRQLYSIEFPVRCSPNILYGFLATPAGLQEWFADLVDQRDGIYSFTWGGGKPEKAKVVSSEENVSIRYSWLHEDPKEYFEFKIDTAEVSNQTILTVSAFAEKNDIKDESMMWEHQVKELFHRLGS; encoded by the coding sequence ATGGCAAAGAGGCAATTATATTCAATAGAATTTCCGGTTCGTTGCTCTCCAAATATCTTATATGGTTTTTTGGCTACTCCCGCCGGTTTACAGGAATGGTTCGCTGATCTGGTTGATCAGCGGGACGGTATTTATAGCTTCACTTGGGGGGGCGGTAAGCCTGAAAAGGCAAAAGTAGTCTCCTCTGAAGAAAATGTAAGTATCAGATATAGTTGGCTGCATGAGGACCCCAAGGAGTATTTTGAGTTTAAAATTGATACGGCAGAAGTCTCCAATCAAACAATTCTGACTGTGAGCGCTTTTGCGGAGAAAAATGATATTAAGGATGAATCCATGATGTGGGAACACCAGGTCAAGGAGCTGTTCCATCGGCTGGGCAGTTAG
- a CDS encoding GH3 auxin-responsive promoter family protein, with product MKIFSPTISRLARLRHWRIEEWMAHPIDIQREVLQDLVTHGQNTSFGRQYGFNQIFNTRQFKAAVPIHEYPDIKPCIDRIMQGEENVLWNTPVNWFAKSSGTTSDKSKFIPITAESLENCHYQAAKDVLTLHYHNRPESDLLTGKGLVIGGSHQVSQLNEEIFYGDLSAVLLQNTPFWGQWLRTPELSIALMDEWEAKLEALAASTIKEDVTSISGVPTWTLILLKRILEITGKSKIKEVWPNLELYMHGGVSFTPYRQQFQQLLGDTVSYLEMYNASEGFFAVQDLPDSDGMLLLLNHGIFYEFMPIEEYGKPEPRTIGLKDVELHKNYAPVISTNGGLWRYLLGDTLQFTSLYPFRVKVSGRIRHFINAFGEELIVDNADQAIDYACRRLDCQVTEYTAAPIYFSEASNGAHEWLIEFEKAPEDMDTFTTVLDQRLQQLNSDYEAKRHKGIALSEPVIRVLPPRSFNKWLKSKNKLGGQHKVPRLSNDRKYIDEITALLAVDKTPA from the coding sequence ATGAAGATTTTCAGTCCAACCATATCACGACTAGCAAGGCTGCGGCATTGGCGCATTGAAGAATGGATGGCCCATCCTATCGATATCCAGCGTGAGGTTTTGCAGGATCTGGTGACCCATGGGCAAAATACCTCCTTTGGCCGTCAGTATGGCTTCAATCAAATATTTAATACCCGTCAGTTCAAAGCGGCTGTTCCTATTCATGAATACCCGGATATAAAACCCTGTATTGACCGGATCATGCAGGGTGAGGAAAATGTGCTCTGGAACACGCCGGTCAACTGGTTCGCCAAATCAAGCGGCACCACCAGCGATAAAAGCAAGTTTATCCCGATTACCGCAGAAAGCCTTGAAAACTGCCATTATCAGGCCGCCAAAGACGTACTGACCCTCCATTACCATAACCGGCCGGAAAGTGACCTGTTGACCGGCAAAGGGCTGGTGATCGGTGGAAGTCATCAGGTCAGCCAGCTCAATGAAGAAATCTTTTATGGAGACCTGAGTGCTGTCTTACTTCAGAACACGCCGTTTTGGGGACAATGGCTCCGTACCCCGGAGCTTTCCATTGCCCTGATGGATGAATGGGAGGCTAAGCTGGAAGCCCTGGCAGCATCTACGATCAAAGAAGATGTGACCTCGATATCCGGTGTCCCTACATGGACCCTCATTCTGCTCAAAAGGATCCTGGAAATCACCGGAAAATCAAAAATTAAAGAAGTCTGGCCTAATCTCGAGCTCTATATGCATGGCGGTGTCTCCTTTACCCCCTACCGACAACAGTTCCAGCAGCTGCTGGGCGATACGGTTTCCTATCTGGAAATGTATAATGCGAGCGAGGGTTTTTTTGCGGTACAAGACCTGCCTGACAGCGACGGCATGTTATTGCTCTTAAATCATGGCATCTTTTATGAGTTTATGCCCATAGAGGAATACGGCAAGCCGGAACCCAGAACCATCGGGTTAAAGGATGTGGAATTACATAAGAATTATGCGCCCGTCATATCCACCAATGGCGGCCTATGGCGGTATTTACTGGGCGACACCCTTCAATTCACGTCGCTATACCCTTTCCGGGTAAAAGTCAGTGGCAGGATCCGCCACTTTATCAATGCCTTCGGCGAGGAGCTCATCGTGGACAATGCCGATCAGGCCATTGATTATGCCTGCCGCCGCCTGGACTGTCAGGTGACGGAATACACAGCCGCACCGATCTATTTTAGTGAGGCCTCCAACGGCGCCCATGAATGGCTGATCGAATTTGAAAAAGCACCGGAAGACATGGACACTTTTACAACAGTGCTGGATCAGCGATTGCAACAACTTAATAGTGATTATGAAGCTAAAAGGCATAAAGGGATCGCACTCAGCGAACCGGTCATCCGGGTATTGCCGCCCAGAAGTTTTAACAAGTGGCTGAAGAGCAAAAACAAACTGGGCGGTCAGCACAAGGTGCCCCGGCTCAGTAATGACAGAAAATATATTGATGAGATCACTGCACTTCTTGCAGTGGATAAAACACCGGCATAA
- the fabG gene encoding 3-oxoacyl-[acyl-carrier-protein] reductase, whose protein sequence is MSLLKDKVAIITGAARGIGEAMALKFAEQGANIAFTYVSDSSKEKAEALTEKLKAMGVQAKAWQSNAAEFDQAESFIAEVVDSFGKVDICINNAGISKDNLLLRLTPDQWHAVIETNLNSVYNITKHVIRPMMKAKSGSIINMSSVVGIAGNAGQSGYSASKAGIIGFTKSIAQELGSRNIRCNVIAPGFIETDMTSYLKDNPAGDAYLKSIPLGRFGKAEEVANTALFLGSDLSSFITGQVINTCGGMLM, encoded by the coding sequence ATGAGTTTATTAAAAGATAAAGTAGCGATCATTACCGGGGCTGCCCGTGGCATTGGGGAAGCAATGGCCTTAAAGTTTGCAGAGCAGGGTGCTAATATTGCATTTACTTATGTCAGCGACAGCAGTAAGGAAAAGGCAGAAGCACTCACTGAAAAACTAAAGGCAATGGGAGTTCAGGCAAAGGCCTGGCAAAGCAACGCAGCTGAGTTCGACCAGGCAGAAAGTTTTATAGCAGAGGTCGTGGACAGTTTTGGGAAAGTTGACATCTGTATCAACAACGCAGGGATCAGCAAGGATAACCTATTACTCAGGTTAACTCCTGATCAATGGCACGCTGTTATTGAGACTAACCTGAACAGCGTGTATAATATCACAAAACACGTAATCCGTCCAATGATGAAAGCCAAATCCGGCTCGATCATCAACATGAGCTCTGTGGTAGGCATTGCCGGCAACGCAGGCCAAAGCGGCTATTCTGCCTCCAAGGCGGGCATTATCGGATTTACCAAATCCATAGCACAGGAACTGGGTAGCAGAAACATTCGCTGTAATGTCATCGCTCCCGGATTCATCGAAACAGATATGACCAGTTACCTCAAAGATAATCCGGCGGGAGATGCTTATCTGAAAAGCATCCCGCTCGGACGGTTTGGCAAGGCCGAGGAGGTTGCCAATACGGCCTTATTCCTCGGTTCAGATCTGAGTTCCTTTATTACGGGACAAGTGATCAATACCTGTGGCGGAATGCTGATGTAA
- a CDS encoding carbonic anhydrase has product MEIIKKVLQSNKQWAEKVALQEPEFFKDLAKVQNPEILWIGCSDSRVPADRITGTLPGEIFVHRNIANLVIHTDVNFLSVLDYAVRHLHVKHVIVCGHYGCGGVGAALSNHNVDLVLNMWLRQIKDVYMLYEQELDGIKDETLKARRLVELNVVEQVKHLAKTSIIQRAWKHEQIPHLHGWVYGLEDGKINPIYEMHPGEPLDPIYQYDDI; this is encoded by the coding sequence ATGGAGATCATCAAAAAAGTCTTGCAAAGCAACAAGCAATGGGCAGAGAAGGTTGCCCTTCAGGAACCAGAATTTTTTAAAGACCTGGCCAAAGTTCAGAACCCGGAGATCCTGTGGATCGGCTGCAGTGATTCGCGGGTACCGGCAGACCGGATTACCGGAACCCTACCTGGTGAAATCTTCGTACACCGCAATATTGCTAACCTGGTGATCCATACAGACGTTAACTTTCTGAGTGTATTGGATTACGCCGTACGGCATCTTCATGTCAAACATGTCATTGTCTGCGGACATTATGGATGCGGTGGTGTCGGTGCTGCACTGTCTAACCACAATGTCGATCTTGTCCTCAACATGTGGCTCAGACAGATTAAGGATGTCTACATGCTATATGAACAAGAGCTGGATGGGATCAAAGATGAAACACTCAAGGCCAGAAGGCTGGTAGAGCTCAATGTTGTGGAGCAGGTAAAACACCTGGCTAAGACGTCAATTATCCAACGGGCGTGGAAGCATGAACAGATTCCTCACCTCCATGGATGGGTCTATGGCCTGGAAGATGGGAAGATCAACCCTATCTATGAAATGCATCCCGGTGAGCCGCTAGACCCGATCTATCAGTATGACGACATTTAA
- a CDS encoding aspartate aminotransferase family protein, translating into MNNRELFLQHVAQTSDAPMALEMVSAEGIYQKDAEGKTYIDLISGFSVCNIGHGHPRVLSAIEKQMKAYMHLIVYGEFIEAPQVRYAKRLCDLLPGHLNSVFFTNSGAEAVEGAMKLAKRVTGRPKMICFNNSYHGSTQGALSLIGDEYFRQNFRPLLPGIYHYDYNDPAVVASIDTDTACVIMETVQAEAGIISPDPEWIKAIREKCTATGTLLILDEIQAGFGRTGHLFAFEGYGITPDILLVAKALGGGMPLGAFIADRNLMQQLTYNPVLGHISTFAGHPVSCAAGLAALDVLLEGHYIEAVPEKEHILQQRLRHPAIRKIRTAGLWACLEFKDFDTNKKVIEHCIRAGLIADWFLFNPSGLRIGPPLIITKEQLEEVCDKILDSIRASGVD; encoded by the coding sequence ATGAATAACCGGGAATTATTTTTACAGCATGTGGCCCAGACTTCAGATGCTCCGATGGCACTGGAAATGGTCTCCGCCGAAGGTATTTATCAGAAAGATGCAGAAGGAAAGACATATATAGATCTGATCTCCGGTTTCAGTGTCTGTAATATCGGTCATGGTCATCCTAGGGTCTTATCGGCTATCGAAAAGCAAATGAAAGCCTATATGCACCTGATCGTCTATGGAGAATTTATCGAGGCGCCGCAGGTGCGCTATGCCAAAAGGCTCTGTGACCTACTGCCTGGGCATCTGAACAGTGTATTTTTCACCAATAGTGGTGCGGAAGCTGTTGAGGGAGCCATGAAACTAGCAAAAAGGGTAACCGGGCGGCCCAAAATGATCTGCTTTAACAATAGCTATCACGGATCTACACAGGGGGCACTCAGCCTGATCGGTGATGAGTATTTCAGGCAAAATTTCAGGCCATTACTGCCCGGCATTTATCATTATGACTACAATGATCCCGCCGTAGTAGCTTCCATCGATACGGATACCGCTTGCGTTATCATGGAAACCGTGCAGGCGGAAGCCGGCATCATTAGCCCGGATCCAGAATGGATCAAAGCCATCCGGGAGAAATGTACGGCAACAGGTACATTATTGATCCTGGATGAAATTCAGGCGGGTTTTGGCAGAACCGGCCATCTGTTCGCCTTTGAAGGGTATGGGATAACGCCTGATATTTTGTTGGTCGCCAAAGCGCTGGGTGGCGGCATGCCGCTCGGGGCTTTTATTGCAGACAGAAACCTCATGCAGCAATTGACCTATAATCCGGTACTTGGACATATCAGCACCTTTGCGGGGCATCCGGTCAGCTGCGCTGCAGGGCTGGCCGCGTTAGATGTACTGCTGGAAGGTCATTATATTGAAGCGGTACCAGAGAAAGAGCATATCTTACAACAGCGTTTGCGCCATCCGGCCATCAGAAAAATACGGACGGCCGGGCTCTGGGCCTGCCTGGAATTTAAGGATTTTGATACCAATAAAAAGGTGATTGAACACTGTATTAGAGCGGGGCTGATCGCGGACTGGTTTTTGTTTAATCCCTCAGGACTGCGCATCGGCCCGCCTTTGATCATCACAAAGGAGCAGCTGGAGGAAGTCTGCGATAAAATCCTCGATTCCATTAGAGCATCCGGAGTCGATTAA
- the rnhA gene encoding ribonuclease HI — protein sequence MSELIIYTDGASRGNPGPGGYGIVMMYGQHIKEFSAGFRKTTNNRMELLAVVIALESLTRKQIAVKIYTDSQYVVNSVEKRWLDGWIRNDFKGGKKNKDLWLRYAAIAKDFTVRFHWVKGHADNPYNNRCDALATKAADNKGQLGIDHAYEAENP from the coding sequence ATGTCAGAATTGATCATTTATACAGACGGCGCATCCAGAGGCAACCCGGGACCGGGAGGTTATGGTATTGTCATGATGTACGGCCAGCATATCAAAGAATTTTCTGCCGGGTTCAGAAAAACCACCAATAACCGCATGGAGCTTTTAGCGGTGGTTATAGCCCTGGAATCACTGACCAGAAAGCAGATTGCTGTGAAGATATATACCGACAGCCAGTACGTCGTCAACAGTGTTGAGAAGAGGTGGCTGGATGGCTGGATTCGTAATGATTTTAAAGGCGGCAAAAAAAATAAAGATCTCTGGCTCAGATATGCCGCCATCGCCAAAGATTTTACGGTAAGGTTCCATTGGGTGAAAGGTCATGCAGATAACCCCTATAACAACCGTTGTGACGCATTAGCCACTAAGGCTGCCGATAATAAAGGCCAATTAGGGATAGATCATGCATATGAAGCAGAAAATCCCTGA
- the rsmI gene encoding 16S rRNA (cytidine(1402)-2'-O)-methyltransferase — translation MSQGRLSVNATYTMLYIVPTPVGNLKDITLRSIEVLQEVDLILCEDTRTSGKLLSHYGIQKPLMAYHMHNEHKIVDRLVDQLSGGKKIALITDAGTPGISDPAFLLVRACAHRNIRVESLPGATAFVPALVSSGIPCNRFCFEGFLPLKKGRQTLMKLLAEETRTMVFYESPMRLVKTLKEMATYFGPDRPCSVSRELTKLYEETRRGTLQEVHDHYVATGVKGEIVLIVQGKS, via the coding sequence GTGTCCCAAGGTCGCCTTTCGGTCAATGCTACCTATACCATGCTTTATATTGTACCCACTCCCGTCGGCAATCTTAAAGATATCACTCTGCGTAGTATTGAAGTATTACAGGAGGTAGATCTGATCTTATGTGAGGATACCCGCACCTCGGGTAAACTGCTGAGCCATTATGGCATTCAGAAGCCTTTGATGGCGTATCATATGCATAACGAGCATAAGATCGTAGACCGGCTGGTCGACCAGCTGAGCGGAGGTAAGAAAATTGCACTTATTACGGATGCGGGTACGCCGGGGATCTCGGACCCGGCATTTTTGCTGGTACGGGCCTGTGCACACCGCAATATCCGCGTGGAGTCCCTGCCTGGAGCCACGGCTTTCGTGCCAGCGCTGGTGAGTAGCGGTATCCCCTGTAACAGGTTCTGCTTTGAGGGGTTTTTACCGCTCAAAAAAGGCCGGCAGACACTCATGAAATTACTGGCCGAAGAGACCAGGACCATGGTATTTTATGAAAGCCCGATGCGGCTGGTAAAGACCCTGAAAGAAATGGCCACTTATTTTGGGCCTGATCGTCCCTGCAGTGTCAGCCGGGAACTTACAAAGTTATATGAGGAAACCAGAAGGGGGACCTTGCAAGAGGTACATGACCATTATGTGGCCACTGGTGTAAAAGGAGAGATCGTCCTTATCGTGCAGGGGAAATCGTAA
- the purS gene encoding phosphoribosylformylglycinamidine synthase subunit PurS, which yields MTYHVQIKVMPLKDLLDPQGKAVMGGLDNLGIHDVQDIRIGKHITMEIDAASEEAAKQIAETTATKLLANPVMEYFEIELIG from the coding sequence ATGACGTACCATGTACAGATAAAAGTGATGCCTTTAAAGGATTTATTAGATCCTCAGGGAAAGGCCGTTATGGGTGGATTGGATAACCTGGGTATTCATGATGTCCAGGATATCCGCATCGGTAAGCATATTACCATGGAAATCGATGCCGCCAGCGAAGAGGCTGCTAAGCAGATCGCGGAGACCACGGCCACCAAACTGCTGGCCAATCCTGTTATGGAATATTTTGAAATCGAGTTGATCGGCTAA
- a CDS encoding NUDIX domain-containing protein gives MSHFNVRVYGVLVQQGKLLVSDEYIKGQFYTKLPGGGLEPGEGTRDCLAREFREETGLDITVGAHLYTTDFYQQSAFDPGDQIISIYYWVHCADLSCLNTHTEPFDFEGAVEAHPDQDAETFRWVDWHCLSEESMSLPIDKHVVALILAHRPNASDITASTQPAAYYIQKAPFIVPTTDGKLIEEHFGAASTGRKDISIAHMVAPAGWSEPAQWPEFDEWTLVNAGKKCLEINGEEIILDAGQSIWVSKGVRVRYSNPFDVPCDYWSVCLPAFSPDLVHREGGER, from the coding sequence ATGAGCCATTTTAATGTGCGGGTATATGGCGTATTGGTGCAGCAGGGGAAGCTCCTGGTCAGCGATGAGTATATCAAAGGGCAGTTTTATACCAAGCTGCCGGGTGGCGGACTGGAACCGGGAGAAGGTACCCGTGATTGCCTGGCAAGAGAATTCAGGGAAGAGACCGGCCTGGATATCACAGTCGGAGCGCATTTATATACAACTGATTTTTATCAGCAGTCGGCTTTTGACCCGGGTGATCAGATCATCTCTATCTATTACTGGGTGCATTGCGCCGATCTTTCCTGTCTGAATACCCATACCGAGCCTTTTGATTTCGAAGGCGCCGTTGAGGCGCATCCGGATCAGGATGCGGAGACTTTTAGATGGGTGGATTGGCATTGCCTGTCTGAAGAGAGCATGTCTCTGCCGATAGATAAGCATGTTGTGGCACTTATATTGGCGCATAGGCCGAATGCAAGCGATATAACGGCCTCGACACAACCGGCTGCCTATTATATTCAAAAAGCCCCGTTTATTGTGCCGACAACGGACGGGAAGTTAATTGAGGAGCATTTTGGCGCAGCATCCACGGGCAGAAAGGATATCAGCATTGCCCATATGGTCGCCCCTGCCGGTTGGTCAGAACCCGCTCAATGGCCGGAGTTTGACGAATGGACCCTGGTCAACGCAGGCAAAAAATGCCTGGAAATTAATGGGGAAGAGATCATACTGGACGCCGGCCAGAGTATCTGGGTCTCTAAAGGAGTCAGGGTGAGGTACAGTAACCCCTTTGATGTGCCTTGTGACTATTGGAGCGTTTGCCTTCCGGCATTTTCTCCCGACCTGGTACACCGGGAAGGTGGCGAGCGTTAA